A DNA window from Macadamia integrifolia cultivar HAES 741 chromosome 4, SCU_Mint_v3, whole genome shotgun sequence contains the following coding sequences:
- the LOC122076800 gene encoding probable serine/threonine-protein kinase PBL17 produces the protein MGNCFAIEEKEQVTNDTVAGCQATTTSPTKPDRPVPSITVIPKNVKDLLLNPGYHNAVIFTYNELKLATKNFRSDQVIGEGGFGIVYKGLIDENIRPGFKTAQVAIKVLNPEGLQGDREWLAEVNYLGQLSHPNLVKLVGYCCEDEHRLLVYEYMARGSLERQLFQRVCASMTWSTRMKMALGAAKGLAFLHGAERSIIYRDFKTSNILLDSDYNAKLSDFGLAKDGPMGDQTHVSTRVMGTYGYAAPEYVMTGHLTARSDVYGYGVVLLELLIGRRAMDKSRPSQEHNLVEWARPLLNHNKKLLRILDPRIEGQYSVEAAQKVANLAYHCLSQNPKGRPSMSQVVEILEMFQVAGENREDVLVQSGGRPVTLYEVPKSKPDNKYARKTEGETEPKLRHKQREELFNSKNNSDPPTECDLNCSSPNFQTRERISRSRRTVRKSMDRADLYK, from the exons ATGGGGAACTGTTTTGCCATTGAAGAAAAGGAACAAGTGACTAACGACACAG TTGCTGGATGCCAAGCCACAACTACATCCCCAACGAAGCCAGACAGACCAGTGCCAAGCATTACGGTGATTCCCAAAAATGTCAAAGACCTACTTCTGAATCCTGGATACCATAACGCTGTCATCTTTACATATAACGAGTTGAAATTGGCTACCAAGAACTTCCGATCAGATCAAGTTATTGGTGAGGGTGGGTTCGGAATCGTCTACAAAGGACTTATAGATGAAAACATCAGACCAGGTTTCAAAACCGCACAAGTTGCTATTAAAGTGCTTAACCCAGAGGGGCTCCAAGGCGACAGAGAATGGCTG GCAGAGGTCAACTATCTTGGACAACTCAGTCACCCAAATCTTGTCAAACTTGTTGGATACTGCTGTGAGGATGAGCACAGGCTGTTGGTCTATGAATATATGGCCCGCGGGAGCCTGGAGAGGCAACTTTTTCAAA GGGTTTGTGCATCAATGACTTGGTCCACTAGAATGAAGATGGCTTTAGGTGCAGCAAAAGGACTAGCTTTTCTACATGGAGCAGAAAGATCTATAATATACCGCGACTTCAAGACATCGAATATCTTACTGGATTCC GATTATAATGCTAAGCTCTCAGATTTTGGGCTTGCAAAGGATGGACCAATGGGAGACCAGACTCATGTGTCAACCCGAGTGATGGGTACTTATGGATATGCTGCTCCAGAGTACGTGATGACTG GCCACCTAACAGCTCGAAGTGATGTATATGGCTATGGGGTTGTGCTCCTTGAGTTGCTCATTGGTAGGAGAGCGATGGATAAAAGCAGGCCAAGCCAGGAACACAACCTGGTCGAGTGGGCACGCCCACTGTTGAACCATAACAAGAAGTTGCTGAGGATATTGGACCCCAGAATTGAAGGTCAATACTCTGTAGAGGCTGCTCAGAAGGTAGCCAATTTGGCTTACCATTGCCTTAGTCAAAACCCTAAGGGGAGGCCTAGCATGAGTCAGGTGGTCGAGATACTTGAAATGTTTCAAGTTGCAGGTGAGAATCGGGAAGATGTTCTAGTGCAGAGTGGAGGCAGACCTGTAACCCTGTATGAGGTCCCGAAGAGTAAACCTGACAACAAATATGCAAGAAAAACAGAAGGTGAAACAGAACCCAAATTGCGGCACAAGCAAAGAGAGGAATTATTTAATAGCAAGAACAATAGTGATCCCCCTACTGAGTGTGATTTGAACTGCTCTTCCCCAAATTTTCAGACCCGGGAGAGAATATCACGTTCTAGAAGAACTGTGAGAAAATCAATGGACAGGGCTGACCTGTACAAGTGA